The window GTCTCCGGCGTCGGCATGTTCGGAGACGGGAGGACCCACGCGGGCGTCTCGGCGATCTCGCGGCGCGTCGGCGCGCGGCCGCCCTTGCGCATCGGCACGACCGTGAGATCGCAACCGAAACCCTGCGACGCGTTCGTCCAGCGCGCGATCTCGCCAGGCGTCATCCCGTGCCGCACGGGCACCGGGTAGAGGCCGACGAAGGAGAGGTTTTTCTCCTCGGGGAGGTTCCCCTCGACGACCTCGCCGCCGAGAGGGTTCGGCCGGTCGAGAACCCAGACGGGGATCTTCCGCTTCGCGCACTCCTTCATGACGAGCGCGATCGTCCAGACGAACGTGTAGTAGCGGCTCCCGACGTCCGGCAGGTCGCAGACGACGGCGTCGAGGCCTTCGAGGTGCTCGTCCCTCGGCGAGAGGTCGTCGAACGTCTCGCCGTAGAGCGAGATCACGGGCAGGCGCGACGGCTCCCCCGCCGCAACGGCTTCCATGTCCTGGGCCGCGCCCGTCAGCCCGTGCTCGGGGCCGAACAGGACCCGTACGTCGAGACCGGCCGCGAGAAGGGCCTGCGGCGCCGGCACGAAGTCGAGCGTGACGGAGGCGGGGTTGCAGAGAAGGCCGAGGCGCCCGCGCGGATGCGGGGCGCCTCCCCCAAGGAGGACGTCGAGACCGGACTCGAGGCGGCTCACGCCCGCGAGTCTAGCCGGATGACGGATGCCCCGCGGTAGTAGAGCGCGAGGATCGCGTCGCGCGTTTCCCCACGCTTGGCGCGCGCGATCGCGCCCGCCTGGCAGAGGCCCGCGCCGTGGCCCGTGCCACGGCCGCGGAGGAGATACGCCGCGCGGGACTCCTCCACCTCGAAGTCCGTCGACCGCACGGACGCCCATCCCCAGAGGCCGGACGCCGCCTTCCGGAATTCGAACCCGCGCACGATCCTCGAGGCGCCTCCCGGCGCGGCGAAGCGCACCATCGAGACGCGCCGGCTCGAGTCGTGCCCGTAGATCTCGAAAAGCCGTCCTTCCGGAAACCCTACGGTCGCAGCGAGCGGCGGCAGGTCCCGGCGCGCCAGCGAAAACGTCCAGACGGCTCCCGGCGCCGAGAGGCACGCGTCGTCGTCGACCGGCTCGAGATCCGGCGTCTCCTCGTCGTCCCACACGTCGCGAGGGCGCGCCGTGCGCCCGCCGCACACCGCGTGGAACGGCGCCGCGATCACGCGGCTCCCCTGCGCGAGGACGAGACCGGCCGTGGCCTCCGCGGCCGCGCGCGACGCCGGCGTCGCGGCTCCGAGGCCCGTGTAGACCTGACAGTGTGTCCCGTCGCACAGGTCGGCTCCGCCCTCGGCGTGGCGCTCGGCCCGCGCGACCGCGTAAGAACGCGCCGCGACGGCCTGCGCTTCGAGAGCCGCCGCCGGCGCGCGCCCGCCGATCTCGGGCGGAAGCACCGCCGCGACGTAGTCCTCGAGCGGGATCTCTTCGACGCGGCCCGTCCTCAGGCGGAGGATGCGCCGCACGGGCACAGCGCCGGGCGCGCGCGTGGACGCGGCCAGGCCGAAGAGCGTCACGAGGAAGTGCCGCCGGTTCACGTGCTCACGATTCGGTCAGTCGAGGGCAGCGCCGTCTGCAGAAGGTACCTACGGTGCAGCGCGCCGAACTCGCGATAGCGCCCAATCAGCCTGAATCCCCGCCCCTCGTAAAAGGCGATCGCCCCCTCGTTGTCGTCGTCGACGCTCAGTTCGTACGCGGGAATGCCAGCATCGCGCATGGCAAGGGTGAACGC is drawn from Acidobacteriota bacterium and contains these coding sequences:
- a CDS encoding SpoIID/LytB domain-containing protein — encoded protein: MNRRHFLVTLFGLAASTRAPGAVPVRRILRLRTGRVEEIPLEDYVAAVLPPEIGGRAPAAALEAQAVAARSYAVARAERHAEGGADLCDGTHCQVYTGLGAATPASRAAAEATAGLVLAQGSRVIAAPFHAVCGGRTARPRDVWDDEETPDLEPVDDDACLSAPGAVWTFSLARRDLPPLAATVGFPEGRLFEIYGHDSSRRVSMVRFAAPGGASRIVRGFEFRKAASGLWGWASVRSTDFEVEESRAAYLLRGRGTGHGAGLCQAGAIARAKRGETRDAILALYYRGASVIRLDSRA